ACCACCAGCGCCATGACGGCAGAGAGCGGATCGAATAGGAACCCGAATGAGACCGAGAAATCGCCGGAGGCGATCCAGGAGCCGAGGGAGGATCGGAGCAGACGCTCTTCCACCGGCATCTGAAGGAGATGAGCAAAGGACATCAGGGAAAGGAGCAGCGAAAGTGATGGGGCGCCGCAGGCGATACCTGCCACCAGCCCTCTCGGCATCCGGCGGCCCATCAGACCGACGACGAGGCTGCCCACAAGCGGAATAACGGGAATCAGCCAAATCTGGTTTAGCATGAGTGTGATCTGGTGTAGTGTCCCTAACGCCCTTCACATTCACCGTTCACCCTGAGTCTGTCGAAGGGTGAAGCATTTCGACCTATTCCGTTCATGGTTCGATAAGCTCACCACGAACGGCCTGTAAAGGGATTTATGACGCACTACATTAGAGTCCCCTATAAGATCAACATCCTATCCCTTGAGCAGATTGATATCGTCCACATTCACGGACGCTTTGTTTCTATGCAGCGCAATGATAATGGCCAGTCCTACGGCGACCTCGGCTGCCGCCACCGCCATCACAAACAACACAATGATCTGTCCATCCATTGAATGGAGAAACCTCGAGAACGCCACGAAAGTGAGATTCACCGCATTCAGCATCAGCTCGATCGCCATGAAGATCACCAGCACATTGCGCCGGATCAATACCCCGGCGACTCCGACAACAAAGAGGGCAGCGCTAAGGATTAAGTACGCATTCAAAGGAACGGTTGCGCTCATGTCGCCTCACACCTCACTCCGCTACCTCCTAGCTAAAACCATGGCGCCAATAATGGCAATGAGAAGGATGATGGAGGTAATCTCAAATGGGATAAGAAAATCGGTAAACAGGAAACGACCGACAAGCTGGGTGTTCCCAACGGCGTTTACGAGTTCGACTGTGTAGGGGCCCTGCGGACCGTGAGAAATCCTGGAGCTGATGGGAATCGCCAACTCAAGCAGCAGGAAGGCGACCACACCAACACC
Above is a window of Candidatus Methylomirabilis sp. DNA encoding:
- the nuoK gene encoding NADH-quinone oxidoreductase subunit NuoK — its product is MSATVPLNAYLILSAALFVVGVAGVLIRRNVLVIFMAIELMLNAVNLTFVAFSRFLHSMDGQIIVLFVMAVAAAEVAVGLAIIIALHRNKASVNVDDINLLKG